The DNA region TGCAAGATGTAGCGGGTATGCCTTTTTCAAAAGCTGATTTATTCAGAAGAGCAATCTCTAAGAAAAATGAAGAAGAATTACATAAATATAAGTCAGATTTTTTTGAAGGTGGACTTAAAAATGGACTCTCAAAAGCTGATTTAGAAAAGATTTATGCAAATATCGAAAAATTCGCCGATTACGGATTTAATAAATCGCATGCAGTAGCATATGCTATAGTTAGTTATAAATTAGCGTACTATAAAGCAAGATTTCCTATGATTTTTTACAAGGTTCTTTTATCAAATGGAGCTGCAGATCAACAAAATATTAAGCTTTATGCAGAAGAAGCGGCTCTATCTGAAATAAAAATTAAAGTCCCTAATATTAATATATCTTCAAATGAGGCAGAAATATTTTTTGATGAAATATTTTTACCATTTAACACAATAAAAGGAATAGGTCACTCTGCCGTAGAAAAAATCATACAAGAAAGAAAAAGAGCAGGCGGATTTATTGATTTTGTTTCCGCTTGAATGAGATTAAGAGTCGCTGGTGTCGGAGAAAGTGTAATTGAAACATTAATAAAAGCAGGTAGTTTCAGTGACTTTGGTAACATTAACACCCTTTTAACGGCAACAGATATGTGCTTAGATTTTTATGAACTATTTAAATCAGAGACAAAAAAATCTAATAATCCTATTGAATTTTTAGATGACTTTATAGAAAAACAAAATTTTGAGAAAATCGAATTTATAAAACAAGAAGACGATATGGACTTACAAGATCAATGAGAAATTAAATTATTGGGCAGCAGATACACAAATGAAAAATGAGTTACAGAAAACAGCAAGGATGTTTTTGAAGGAAGAATTTCATTAGCAAATCTTGGCGAAGAACCATTGTGACTTAAAATTGAAATATTGGAAGCTAAAAAAGGTACAAAAGATAGACAAACAAACCTGAAAATTAAGGACGAAACAAAAGTGGTTACAGCCTATGGATGAACAAATAAAATCATGGAGCTAATTAATAGCGAAATGCCTAGAAAAATTGTTATATTAGTAGTTAAAAAAGACAATAAGTTCTATAACATTAAAGACTTTAAGGAGATCATAAATGAATAATAAAAAAAGTTTGGTAATTGATGGAAACTATATGATGTTCCAATCATTTTATGCAACATATAGAGGTGATATAAGTTCAATATTAAAAACTTCAAAAGGAATTCCAACAAATGCAGTTTCGGTTTTTTTGTCACAACTAGTTAAATTAATTAAATTTATAAATCCTGATAATTTAATGATTGCCTTTGATGCTAATTCAAAAACTAAAAGACATGAAATATTTCCGGAGTATAAATCTGGAAGAACTAAAGCACCAGTAGAGATTTTTGAACAATTTGACATAATAAAAAAACTGCTTAGCTTATTAAATATAAAATGGATTGAAAAAGCTGGGGATGAAGCAGATGATATAATCGGGACTTATTGCAAGAAAATGATTGGGAAAAAATTTATTTTTTCATCTGATAAAGATCTCTTGCAACTTGTTGATGAAGACACTTCATATATTGTAAAAAAAGGTATTGAAATATCATTAATTGATAATGATAATTTTCACAGTATTTATGAAATAAATCCTAGTCAGATAACTACTTATAAAGGTTTAAAAGGTGATTCAAGCGATAACTTACCTGGAGTCAAAGGGATTGGTGATAAAACTGCTATAAAATTAATAAATACATATGGTTATTTTGAAAATATTTATAAAAATTTAGACGAAGGAACTTTAAAAGAAACAAAAGGAACTCTAGAAAAACTAATTAAAGGTAGAAGTGAAGGTTTTTTATCTTATGAATTATCAAAAATTAACACAAACGTTTTAGAGTTACCGCTTGAAAATGATTTTTATCAAATAAACTTAAATTATGATGACGCAAAATCATATATAAAAGAGTTAGAATTACAAAAATTTGAAAAAGACTTAATAAATCTTTTAAAGAAATATAGCAAATAAAATGATAGCCATTGTAGGAAAGATATCAGCTGGTAAAACAACATTGCTGAATTGACTTGCTGACAAAGGGCACAAAACTTTAGAAGTAGATAAATTTGTTATTAATCTTTATAAAGATGCAAGTTTCGTTGAGTATGTCAAAAATAACTTAGATTATGATTTAATCACAAACAACTATGTTGACAAAGAAAAAATTAAAAAATGAATTATAGAAGACTCAAGTAATCTTAATTTAATAGGGTTTATAGTAGAAAAATTTCTTTTTCACCACTTAAAAAACAGTGATTATCATTTTGTTGAGTTTCCAACAATTTTTAAAGCATCAGAAAAAACCTTAAATTTATTTACAAAAATTTGAAATGTGGAAATAGATGAAAATTTAAGAAAAAATTATATGTGAAAAAAGTATGGGGATAACTCAATAATAAAAATACTAGATAGTGAAAATAACTATAATTGGGGATTAAAAGATCAGTTACACAACTTAAAAATTGTGAATATCTCAAGTTTAAATATAGACATTTTATATGAAAATGAAAAATATAATTGTAATTGCTCAATAAAAATTTAAAATATTTTATACAAGAAAAGCGAAGGGGAAATTATGAAACAATATTTAGAATTCGAGCATTTTGCAATCACAAGAAATGACATTATATCAAGCGATGATCTTACAAACTTGAGAAAATTATACGGGCCTATAGTTGGTGGTCTAGGTATTTTGTTATACGAGTATTTGATTGATCTTTCAAGAAATTCTGATTTTGTTGAAGTTCCTTTTAATTTTTCTTCATTAAATTTATTTCTGAATTCACATGAACATGAATTAAATAAAAGTCGTGAAGAATTGGAAGCTCTAGGATTGATCAACACTTATAAAGACGATTCAAAAGCTTTAACAATATTTGAGTTGCAAAGACCATTAAGTTCTAATGAAATAGCTAAAAATCCTTTTATTTCTAAATTACTAACTAAGAAAGTTGGTAAAACAAATTATGATAAATTGATAAAAGTTAACAATTTATTTAAGAAGAGTACTAATTTATTTGGTTTTAAAGAAATTTCTGCTAATTTCTTTAACATTTTTAGTAACACACTAAAAGATAATGATGATGTTTTAAAAACTTTTTATTTAGAAGAAGGAAGCAAAGAAATTGCGAAACCTGAATTGAAAGTTATTGCTAAAACAAAAATGATTTATACTCCGCTTGCTATTGGGAACATAAAATATTCAAATGTTTATCAAGCTATTTTAAACTTAGACAATATATCATTCTTGAAGCAAATATTGAATAAAAGCGAACTAAACGAAGAAGAAAACATGATTGCCGTTTGATCAAAGAGTATAAAAGATCAAAAAGCACTTAATATGATAATATTCTATAGTGTTAAAAGAAAGAATACTGAAAACTGATTCAAATATGTAAATAGTTTAATTTCAGAAGTTCTTTCAAAAAATATTTCTAATTTTGATGATGTTGAGAAATATCTTGATGGAAAATTTAAAAGCAATATTAGAACTAAATCTATTTATGACGAAAAAGTTTTATTGAAATCTTCATACTTATCAAATTTAAAAAATGATTAGTGTTAAAAAACCTGATTTAAGTTCTAATAAAGATTTTAATAAAATTATTAACGTTCAAATAGATGAAGAAAAAATCGTTTATAAAATAAAGAGAAATGAATTTTTAAATAGCATTATAAATAAAACTAAAATGACAGATGAAGAAATATTTTATTTTGCCCCACAGTTAATTAATCTTGTGAAAGAAAATTCTTCAAAAGAAAAGATGATTTGAGAAACTGTTGTGCTTCGTGAAAATGGAAAAATTAAATTTTTAAAAAAAATAAGAAATAATGAATTAACAAATGAATATAAAATCAAACATAATATTATTTTTCAAAATATCTCTAAACCAATCTCTACTTTTTCGTTTGATGCATCACATTTTTTAGAAAATAATGATCATCTTGAAATTTATGATTATCTTCTGGAGTTCAAAAATAATCCCTTAAATGCACATTCATTGTTTTTGAGCGGTTCTATTGAATCAAACAGAAGTTTAATACTTTCTTTAATTGCAAATGAATATGCTATCAGGGACAAGAAAGTAAGTTATATCGATATAAATAATTTAGATGATAAGATAAAAAGAAGTTTAAGCAAAGGTGATATTGATCTTGACTTTCTTATTGAAGAGTTATCTAATGTAGATATTTTGATTTTTGATGAAATTGGATACAAACAACTTTCTTTATGATTTTTAGAAAGTATTTTTGTACCAATATTGTCATATAGATACCAAAACAATTTAAAAACTTTTTTTGGTTCTTATTTTAATTTTGATGAGCTTCACATACAGTTATTTAAAAAAAATAGTAGTGAAAACTCGTTCGCTGATAGTCCGATAGCTAAAAAAATGATTTTTTTAATAAATAAAATTTCAGAAGAGAAAGCGTGGGTTGGGAATGAATAAACCGAAGGAAAAGATTGTTTTAGTGGGTACCCCAGAATTTTCGGTTCCTGTTTTTGAAGAAATTATAAGAAACTTTAATGTAGTGGCGATTATTTCACAGCCTGATAAACCGGCAAATAGAGGATACAAAATTGAACCAACACCTACTAAATTATTAGCTCAAAAATACAATATAAAAGTTTTTCAACCAGATAAAATAGGTGAGATTTACGAAGAATTAAAAGAGTTAGAGTATGATATTATGATAAGTTGTGCCTTTGGTCAATATATTCCTATGAAGGTGCTTGAATTAGCAAAAATTGCTTCAATAAATATTCATGGCTCATTGCTCCCTAAATATAGAGGAGCCGCCCCAATTCAATACAGTTTATTAAACGGTGATTCTGAAACTGGAATAACATTGATATACATGACTAAAGCCATGGATGCAGGTGATATGATATTTAGTGAAAGGATAAAAATTAGTGAATTCGACACTTCTGATTCATTATTTCAAAAAATATCTATTTTAGCAAAGAATGTTATTTCAGATTGGATTAATAGATTTATAAAAAATGATTTTATAGCTCAAAAACAAAATGAATCTGCAGTGATATTATCTCCTAAATTATTAAAAGAAGATGCATTATTAATTGATTCACTAACCACCTTCGAAGCTTTTAATAAAATAAGGGCATTTTCTTCTAATCCTGGTGCATACATTATTTTAAATGGTAAGAGAGTTAAAATTTATTATGCAACTAGAAATAAAGTTCCCAATTCAATTGAAATAAAGTTTGCTGATGGTTCTTTGTATGCAACTGACTATCAATACGAATCTAAAAAAAGAATTAACTTGCTTAAATAGCAAGTTTTTTACATGAAAATATTATCATATTTTTAGATCATATTTTTAAAATACTTATAGTATAAAATTGAAAAATTTATTATAATTATGTTGTAAAAAATCGATTTTACAAAATTTAAATATATATTTATAAATATAACTTTTTAGTTATAAATGAAAGGA from Mycoplasmopsis canis PG 14 includes:
- a CDS encoding 5'-3' exonuclease; this encodes MNNKKSLVIDGNYMMFQSFYATYRGDISSILKTSKGIPTNAVSVFLSQLVKLIKFINPDNLMIAFDANSKTKRHEIFPEYKSGRTKAPVEIFEQFDIIKKLLSLLNIKWIEKAGDEADDIIGTYCKKMIGKKFIFSSDKDLLQLVDEDTSYIVKKGIEISLIDNDNFHSIYEINPSQITTYKGLKGDSSDNLPGVKGIGDKTAIKLINTYGYFENIYKNLDEGTLKETKGTLEKLIKGRSEGFLSYELSKINTNVLELPLENDFYQINLNYDDAKSYIKELELQKFEKDLINLLKKYSK
- a CDS encoding replication initiation and membrane attachment family protein, encoding MKQYLEFEHFAITRNDIISSDDLTNLRKLYGPIVGGLGILLYEYLIDLSRNSDFVEVPFNFSSLNLFLNSHEHELNKSREELEALGLINTYKDDSKALTIFELQRPLSSNEIAKNPFISKLLTKKVGKTNYDKLIKVNNLFKKSTNLFGFKEISANFFNIFSNTLKDNDDVLKTFYLEEGSKEIAKPELKVIAKTKMIYTPLAIGNIKYSNVYQAILNLDNISFLKQILNKSELNEEENMIAVWSKSIKDQKALNMIIFYSVKRKNTENWFKYVNSLISEVLSKNISNFDDVEKYLDGKFKSNIRTKSIYDEKVLLKSSYLSNLKND
- the fmt gene encoding methionyl-tRNA formyltransferase gives rise to the protein MNKPKEKIVLVGTPEFSVPVFEEIIRNFNVVAIISQPDKPANRGYKIEPTPTKLLAQKYNIKVFQPDKIGEIYEELKELEYDIMISCAFGQYIPMKVLELAKIASINIHGSLLPKYRGAAPIQYSLLNGDSETGITLIYMTKAMDAGDMIFSERIKISEFDTSDSLFQKISILAKNVISDWINRFIKNDFIAQKQNESAVILSPKLLKEDALLIDSLTTFEAFNKIRAFSSNPGAYIILNGKRVKIYYATRNKVPNSIEIKFADGSLYATDYQYESKKRINLLK
- a CDS encoding nucleoside/nucleotide kinase family protein, yielding MIAIVGKISAGKTTLLNWLADKGHKTLEVDKFVINLYKDASFVEYVKNNLDYDLITNNYVDKEKIKKWIIEDSSNLNLIGFIVEKFLFHHLKNSDYHFVEFPTIFKASEKTLNLFTKIWNVEIDENLRKNYMWKKYGDNSIIKILDSENNYNWGLKDQLHNLKIVNISSLNIDILYENEKYNCNCSIKI